A genomic window from Elaeis guineensis isolate ETL-2024a chromosome 3, EG11, whole genome shotgun sequence includes:
- the LOC105040399 gene encoding (S)-coclaurine N-methyltransferase isoform X2, with product MPIAVEADKANSQHYELPTSFFKLVLGKNLKYSCCYFQDKSCTLEDAENAMLELYCENAQVKDGQSILDLGCGWGSLSIYIAKKYRNCSITGICNSTTQKACIEERCRDLQLFNVEIIVADISKFEMDTTFDRVLSIEMFEHMKNYKELLKKISKWMKQDSLLFIHHFCHRTFPYHFEDKNEDDWITRYFFSGGTMPSANLLLYFQDDVAVVNHWLVNGTHYARTSEEWLKRMDQSLASIRPIFETTYGNDSATKWIAYWRTFFIAVAELFGYNNGEEWMIALYLFKKK from the exons ATGCCTATCGCTGTGGAAGCTGATAAAGCCAATTCCCAGCATTATGAGTTACCTACCTCATTTTTCAAGCTGGTGTTAGGAAAGAATCTCAAATACAG CTGCTGTTACTTCCAAGACAAGTCGTGCACATTGGAAGATGCTGAAAATGCAATGCTTGAGCTATATTGTGAGAATGCACAGGTTAAAGATGGGCAATCTATCCTTGATCTAGGATGTGGCTGGGGATCCCTTTCTATATATATTGCAAAGAAATATCGAAATTGCAGTATTACTGGGATATGCAATTCAACAACACAAAAAGCTTGTATAGAGGAGCGGTGTAG GGACCTTCAGCTGTTCAATGTAGAGATTATTGTAGCAGATATTAGCAAATTTGAAATGGACACTACTTTTGACCGAGTTTTATCAATAGAGATGTTTGAA CACATGAAGAACTATAAAGAGCTGCTTAAGAAGATATCAAAGTGGATGAAGCAGGATAGCCTACTATTCATTCATCACTTCTGCCACAGAACATTTCCTTACCACTTTGAG GACAAAAATGAAGATGACTGGATTACAAGATACTTCTTCTCTGGAGGGACGATGCCTTCTGCAAACTTACTTCTCTATTTTCAA GATGATGTCGCTGTAGTCAATCATTGGCTTGTGAACGGGACACACTATGCACGGACAAG TGAAGAATGGCTTAAGAGAATGGATCAGAGCCTGGCTTCCATAAGGCCAATTTTTGAGACTACTTATGGAAATGATTCAGCTACCAAGTGGATTGCTTATTGGCGAACATTCTTCATTGCCGTGGCAGAACTCTTTGGGTATAACAATGGAGAAGAGTGGATGATCGCGTTATACCTATTTAAAAAGAAATAG
- the LOC105040399 gene encoding (S)-coclaurine N-methyltransferase isoform X1, protein MEALLGMPYEAAVRVALASLERNLLPDAVVRRLTRLLLACRLRSGYLPSADLQLAHLLDFKRSLEDMPIAVEADKANSQHYELPTSFFKLVLGKNLKYSCCYFQDKSCTLEDAENAMLELYCENAQVKDGQSILDLGCGWGSLSIYIAKKYRNCSITGICNSTTQKACIEERCRDLQLFNVEIIVADISKFEMDTTFDRVLSIEMFEHMKNYKELLKKISKWMKQDSLLFIHHFCHRTFPYHFEDKNEDDWITRYFFSGGTMPSANLLLYFQDDVAVVNHWLVNGTHYARTSEEWLKRMDQSLASIRPIFETTYGNDSATKWIAYWRTFFIAVAELFGYNNGEEWMIALYLFKKK, encoded by the exons ATGGAGGCGTTGTTGGGGATGCCGTACGAAGCGGCCGTGCGGGTGGCACTGGCGTCGCTGGAGCGCAATCTCCTACCGGACGCGGTGGTCCGGCGGCTCACGCGCTTGCTCCTCGCCTGCCGCCTCCGCTCTGGCTACCTCCCCTCCGCCGACCTTCAACTCGCCCACCTCCTCGACTTCAAACGCT CTCTTGAAGACATGCCTATCGCTGTGGAAGCTGATAAAGCCAATTCCCAGCATTATGAGTTACCTACCTCATTTTTCAAGCTGGTGTTAGGAAAGAATCTCAAATACAG CTGCTGTTACTTCCAAGACAAGTCGTGCACATTGGAAGATGCTGAAAATGCAATGCTTGAGCTATATTGTGAGAATGCACAGGTTAAAGATGGGCAATCTATCCTTGATCTAGGATGTGGCTGGGGATCCCTTTCTATATATATTGCAAAGAAATATCGAAATTGCAGTATTACTGGGATATGCAATTCAACAACACAAAAAGCTTGTATAGAGGAGCGGTGTAG GGACCTTCAGCTGTTCAATGTAGAGATTATTGTAGCAGATATTAGCAAATTTGAAATGGACACTACTTTTGACCGAGTTTTATCAATAGAGATGTTTGAA CACATGAAGAACTATAAAGAGCTGCTTAAGAAGATATCAAAGTGGATGAAGCAGGATAGCCTACTATTCATTCATCACTTCTGCCACAGAACATTTCCTTACCACTTTGAG GACAAAAATGAAGATGACTGGATTACAAGATACTTCTTCTCTGGAGGGACGATGCCTTCTGCAAACTTACTTCTCTATTTTCAA GATGATGTCGCTGTAGTCAATCATTGGCTTGTGAACGGGACACACTATGCACGGACAAG TGAAGAATGGCTTAAGAGAATGGATCAGAGCCTGGCTTCCATAAGGCCAATTTTTGAGACTACTTATGGAAATGATTCAGCTACCAAGTGGATTGCTTATTGGCGAACATTCTTCATTGCCGTGGCAGAACTCTTTGGGTATAACAATGGAGAAGAGTGGATGATCGCGTTATACCTATTTAAAAAGAAATAG